A stretch of the Filimonas lacunae genome encodes the following:
- a CDS encoding TetR/AcrR family transcriptional regulator, with the protein MSKAEATRTFIIEKTAPVFNKKGYAGTSLADLTEATGLTKGALYGNFKNKDEIALAAFDYNQRLVKTGLAHINSKSAIEKLLAIPQFFKSNFAALAANGGCPVLNTAVEADDNQPALKEKVNEAIHLWKQQYESLIQAGIDAGEIKPGVHPGSYANIFLALFEGSVMLSKVTGDLSFFNDAMNRTTQIIKTELQM; encoded by the coding sequence ATGTCAAAAGCCGAAGCCACACGCACCTTTATTATTGAAAAAACCGCCCCGGTTTTTAATAAGAAAGGCTACGCGGGTACTTCGCTGGCCGACCTTACAGAAGCCACTGGTTTAACCAAAGGCGCTTTGTATGGTAATTTCAAAAACAAAGACGAAATAGCCCTGGCCGCGTTCGATTATAACCAACGCCTGGTAAAAACCGGGTTAGCCCATATTAACAGCAAAAGCGCTATTGAAAAACTGCTGGCCATTCCCCAGTTCTTTAAAAGCAATTTTGCCGCCCTGGCTGCCAATGGGGGTTGTCCGGTGCTGAATACAGCGGTGGAAGCAGATGATAATCAACCTGCTTTAAAAGAAAAGGTGAATGAGGCTATTCATTTATGGAAGCAGCAATACGAATCACTGATACAGGCAGGCATAGATGCAGGAGAAATAAAACCAGGCGTACATCCTGGCAGTTATGCTAATATTTTCCTGGCTTTGTTTGAAGGTAGCGTGATGCTGAGCAAAGTAACCGGCGATCTTTCTTTTTTCAATGACGCCATGAACAGAACCACACAAATTATTAAAACGGAACTACAGATGTAG
- a CDS encoding DUF4397 domain-containing protein, with translation MMKRNVLSLVRNVMMTGCVLIAAGAVMSCSKSSDYNGNQGSVSAAIAVFNLSDQSGVNISLGGSVLYNTSLVYPSYMDYQAIRPGTYTVRSFVASSNTTLAESSFNFDTANYHTVVIAGANNNYKNITVRDNFDNLSGTNGKAYVRFINAVPDSTQPTVTISGGTSPISFVSGFGISSDFKEVTPGDITIKADNGATINASSVLAAQATGVYTAVVMGFPGSTDTAKAVKVKFILNGRLQ, from the coding sequence ATGATGAAAAGGAATGTTTTGTCTTTAGTTCGAAATGTGATGATGACGGGTTGTGTGCTGATAGCAGCAGGTGCGGTAATGTCCTGTTCTAAATCATCTGATTACAATGGCAACCAGGGAAGTGTTTCCGCAGCCATAGCGGTGTTTAATTTGTCGGACCAGAGTGGTGTGAATATTTCGCTAGGTGGCTCGGTGCTTTATAACACCTCATTAGTGTATCCTTCTTATATGGATTACCAGGCTATCAGGCCAGGCACTTACACGGTGCGTTCGTTTGTAGCAAGCAGCAATACTACCCTGGCCGAAAGCAGTTTTAACTTTGATACTGCCAACTATCATACCGTGGTTATTGCAGGTGCTAACAACAACTACAAAAACATTACTGTAAGAGATAATTTTGATAACTTATCAGGCACCAATGGTAAAGCCTATGTTCGTTTTATCAATGCAGTACCAGATAGCACACAACCTACTGTTACTATCAGTGGCGGTACTTCACCCATCAGCTTTGTAAGCGGTTTTGGTATCTCCTCTGATTTTAAAGAAGTAACACCTGGCGATATCACTATCAAAGCGGATAATGGCGCAACTATCAATGCCAGCAGTGTGCTTGCTGCTCAGGCAACAGGCGTATATACCGCGGTGGTTATGGGCTTTCCGGGCAGCACAGATACAGCCAAAGCTGTGAAAGTGAAATTTATTTTGAATGGAAGATTACAGTAG
- a CDS encoding SDR family oxidoreductase, with translation MNTTNNTVLITGGSAGIGLELAKLFSENGNRVIITGRTAATLQQAAAGLKNVTGITCDVTNANDVEKLVQQLKTGFPDLNIVINNAGQAYVYNLVEDADAHVKAEAEMVTNYFSIIRLNNLLLPLLKQQPEAAIVTVSSIVAFAPSALALPTYSASKAALHSYTQSLRVLLERTSNVKVFELMPPLVDTAFSKEIGGDKNGIPPQQVATEFWEALGKDTFEIHVGGTAGLYQLYLQSPEQAIQAMNAARETA, from the coding sequence ATGAACACAACAAACAACACCGTATTAATTACAGGTGGTAGTGCAGGTATTGGCCTGGAACTGGCTAAATTATTCTCAGAAAATGGCAACCGTGTTATTATTACCGGGCGCACCGCTGCTACCCTGCAGCAAGCCGCTGCAGGTTTAAAAAATGTAACAGGCATTACCTGTGATGTAACCAATGCCAACGATGTAGAAAAACTGGTGCAACAACTGAAAACCGGATTTCCCGATTTAAACATAGTGATCAATAACGCCGGGCAGGCTTATGTTTACAACCTGGTAGAAGATGCAGATGCGCATGTTAAAGCAGAAGCGGAAATGGTAACCAATTACTTTTCCATCATCCGGTTAAACAACCTGCTGTTGCCTTTGTTGAAACAACAGCCCGAAGCCGCTATAGTAACGGTATCGTCTATTGTAGCCTTTGCCCCTTCTGCCCTGGCCCTGCCTACTTATTCAGCCAGCAAGGCCGCACTGCATTCCTATACACAATCCTTACGGGTGTTACTGGAACGTACCAGCAATGTAAAAGTGTTTGAGTTAATGCCACCACTGGTAGATACTGCCTTTTCTAAAGAAATTGGAGGAGATAAAAACGGCATTCCGCCACAACAGGTAGCTACTGAGTTCTGGGAAGCGCTTGGTAAGGATACATTTGAAATACATGTAGGAGGCACTGCGGGTCTTTATCAATTGTACCTGCAGTCGCCCGAACAGGCTATTCAGGCAATGAACGCAGCCAGAGAAACCGCATAG
- a CDS encoding multidrug effflux MFS transporter, with product MKKTNKYQLNLTLLETAQGETVLILILGALIALSPFSIDMYLPAFPAIAKALHTDIAQVGYSLTSYYAGLCVGQLIYGVLIDRFGRKKPLMAGLLLYLIAAVGCSLAGGVHYLVAVRLLMALGGCVGMVASRAVVRDFFAPAENARILSQLVLVMGVAPVIAPTIGGLVNSYLGWRWVFGVMGVIACMLMIAVARWLPETKTADALVSLRMKEVGASYWQVLQNKTFLMYTLAGGVSYAGMYAYIAGSPFVFMEKYHFTDTAYSWAFGWNACGLIAGSQLNRLALKKYSSAFIARQAAILLFVAGLALLVITYTQIAGATVILCCTFLFLLALGFINPNTTALALQPFTQAAGRASAVLGSLQMIAGVVASWLVSYLHNGTAVIMPAVMFGCTVLCVTLLWQKPKQVAAAVMV from the coding sequence ATGAAAAAAACGAATAAATACCAGTTGAACCTTACTTTACTGGAAACAGCGCAGGGCGAAACAGTGCTGATATTGATATTGGGGGCGTTGATAGCACTGAGCCCTTTTTCGATAGATATGTATTTGCCGGCGTTTCCGGCCATTGCCAAAGCCCTGCATACTGATATAGCACAGGTAGGCTACTCTTTAACCAGTTATTATGCGGGCCTGTGTGTGGGCCAGTTGATTTATGGTGTGTTGATTGATCGGTTCGGCCGTAAAAAGCCGTTAATGGCGGGGCTGTTGCTGTATTTGATAGCAGCCGTGGGTTGTTCGCTGGCGGGTGGTGTGCATTACCTGGTGGCAGTTCGTTTGTTAATGGCGCTGGGCGGTTGTGTGGGTATGGTAGCCAGCAGGGCCGTGGTGCGCGATTTTTTTGCACCGGCAGAAAACGCCCGTATATTATCTCAGCTGGTGCTGGTGATGGGCGTAGCACCTGTTATTGCGCCTACTATTGGCGGTTTGGTAAACAGCTACCTGGGCTGGCGTTGGGTGTTTGGTGTAATGGGAGTGATAGCCTGTATGTTAATGATAGCCGTAGCAAGATGGTTACCGGAAACTAAAACAGCAGATGCGTTGGTGTCGTTACGGATGAAAGAAGTGGGCGCGTCGTACTGGCAGGTGTTGCAAAACAAAACCTTTTTGATGTATACACTGGCGGGCGGGGTAAGCTATGCAGGTATGTATGCTTACATAGCAGGCTCGCCCTTTGTGTTTATGGAAAAGTATCATTTTACCGACACTGCCTATAGTTGGGCTTTCGGTTGGAATGCATGCGGATTAATTGCCGGCAGCCAGTTAAACCGGCTGGCGCTGAAAAAGTACAGCAGTGCCTTCATTGCCAGGCAGGCAGCTATATTACTGTTTGTAGCGGGGCTGGCATTGCTGGTAATTACCTACACACAAATAGCAGGCGCTACCGTTATACTCTGTTGTACCTTTTTGTTTTTGCTGGCATTGGGTTTTATTAACCCTAACACTACGGCATTGGCTTTACAACCTTTTACGCAGGCGGCGGGGCGTGCTTCGGCCGTATTGGGCAGCCTGCAAATGATTGCCGGGGTGGTGGCTTCGTGGCTGGTAAGTTATTTACATAATGGTACGGCAGTGATTATGCCGGCGGTGATGTTTGGCTGCACGGTACTATGTGTAACGCTGTTGTGGCAAAAGCCTAAGCAGGTGGCCGCTGCCGTAATGGTATAA
- a CDS encoding T9SS type B sorting domain-containing protein: MTKPLLLLLIAITIALHSHAQIENNNWYFGNGTDGIIFTSTGPQKVSNKYPGVGFEGMVVVNDPVTGALKFYSDGRSAINRNHQVMPNGSNLSGHWSGAQCVQSCPVPGTCAKKFYLFTNSAWDRTAGALSYSIIDFTTNALGEITNLNTPLWSGLTDQAMTLVNKTGSSDYWLILNEYQLNNYYVWPITAAGIGTPQKYTFTTTGYTYQMNYTRSNGKLVVTGEGNRALTILDFNATTGVLSNEQVLGASIGNFAATRFSPDGTKLYAGTLTGNTLYQYDFNTGQFTDMHTCCYSHDLKIGPDGKMYFIRSYNDPQPISVIDFPDRTAVGNACNYHQITFPTNFNGEVRRFPEILTLPVPPVALEDNTTFTGTTVDVDVLHNDYDTQGDAISLDAIVQAPKYGTATIVNNQIRYTYPGGCNQRDSLIYRITDSNCEADTAYLVLTLPRTPILTTVDAAICPGSNYYGHTTAGTYTDNFVTATGCDSIRTLNLSLYTLAVTDITDNICEGGSYAGHTTSGTYTDVYKDIHGCDSTRTLHLTVLLKSYATQNVIICEGQNYWGHTVSGTYAHTLRAANGCDSMVTLNLTVNPRTYSTLTATICEGENYLGYTQTGTYQDVFTNSQSCDSIRTIRLTVLPKDRTTLLKSICYYETFEGYNTSGVYRDTFKNSNNCDSIRTLVLSVEPRAVPLLGPDTTLCTGSSATLYPGSFKSYLWQNGSTDSTLTITKGGLYTVTVANNCGTESASRLVLETECNIYFPSAFTPNKDGRNDEFKILTLFPVTAYHLALFNRWGQQVFESTNPKKGWDGTFHNLMADPGTYVWMCAYVKEGVSYSQKGTVVLIR; this comes from the coding sequence ATGACTAAACCGCTACTGCTGCTGCTTATTGCAATCACCATTGCGTTACACTCTCATGCCCAAATAGAAAATAATAACTGGTATTTTGGCAATGGCACCGATGGCATCATATTTACCAGCACAGGCCCTCAAAAAGTAAGTAATAAATATCCCGGCGTTGGCTTTGAAGGCATGGTAGTGGTAAACGACCCGGTTACAGGCGCCCTGAAATTTTACTCCGATGGCCGAAGTGCCATCAACCGCAACCACCAGGTAATGCCCAATGGATCTAACCTCAGCGGCCACTGGTCGGGTGCGCAATGTGTGCAAAGCTGCCCGGTACCCGGCACCTGTGCTAAAAAATTCTACCTGTTCACCAACTCTGCCTGGGATCGAACTGCTGGCGCACTATCCTATTCCATCATTGATTTTACTACTAATGCACTGGGTGAAATCACCAACCTCAACACTCCCTTATGGTCTGGTCTTACCGATCAGGCAATGACGTTGGTAAACAAAACCGGCTCCAGCGATTACTGGTTAATATTGAATGAATACCAGCTGAACAATTATTACGTATGGCCTATTACGGCTGCCGGTATAGGCACGCCACAGAAATATACCTTTACCACTACCGGCTACACCTACCAGATGAACTATACCCGGTCAAACGGCAAGCTGGTAGTTACTGGCGAAGGCAACCGGGCCCTAACTATACTGGACTTTAACGCCACTACGGGTGTGTTATCGAACGAGCAGGTACTTGGGGCTTCCATTGGCAATTTTGCAGCCACCCGGTTTTCGCCCGATGGCACCAAACTTTATGCTGGCACACTCACCGGCAACACCCTGTATCAATACGATTTCAACACAGGCCAGTTCACAGACATGCACACCTGTTGCTACTCGCACGATCTGAAAATAGGCCCGGACGGCAAAATGTATTTTATCCGTTCGTATAACGATCCGCAACCTATTTCTGTGATCGACTTTCCGGACAGAACGGCTGTGGGCAATGCCTGTAATTATCACCAGATCACCTTCCCTACCAATTTCAACGGCGAGGTAAGACGCTTTCCCGAAATACTCACCCTGCCTGTTCCCCCGGTAGCACTGGAAGACAATACTACTTTCACCGGAACAACGGTGGATGTAGATGTGCTGCATAACGATTACGATACGCAGGGCGATGCTATTAGCCTTGACGCCATTGTGCAGGCCCCAAAATACGGCACGGCCACTATTGTAAACAACCAGATACGATATACCTATCCCGGCGGCTGTAACCAGCGCGATTCGTTGATATACCGCATTACCGACAGTAATTGCGAAGCAGATACCGCTTATCTTGTTTTAACGCTTCCCCGCACACCTATACTCACTACTGTAGATGCTGCTATCTGCCCTGGCAGCAACTATTACGGTCATACCACAGCTGGCACTTATACCGATAATTTTGTTACTGCAACGGGATGCGATAGTATACGCACCCTGAACCTGAGCCTGTACACACTGGCAGTTACCGATATTACCGATAACATTTGTGAAGGCGGCAGTTATGCAGGACATACCACCTCCGGCACGTATACAGATGTGTATAAAGATATTCATGGCTGCGACAGCACACGCACCCTGCACCTGACCGTGCTGCTGAAATCGTACGCCACACAAAACGTAATTATTTGCGAAGGCCAGAACTATTGGGGGCATACCGTTTCCGGAACTTACGCGCACACGCTAAGGGCCGCCAATGGATGTGATAGCATGGTTACCCTCAACCTTACAGTAAACCCACGCACCTACAGCACGCTTACTGCTACCATTTGCGAGGGAGAAAATTACCTGGGCTACACTCAAACCGGCACTTACCAGGATGTGTTCACCAACAGCCAGTCATGCGACAGCATACGCACCATCCGGTTAACCGTGCTTCCGAAAGACCGCACCACCTTGCTTAAAAGCATTTGTTATTACGAAACATTTGAGGGTTACAATACCTCCGGTGTATATAGAGACACCTTTAAAAACAGCAACAACTGCGACAGCATACGCACCTTAGTGCTCAGTGTGGAACCGCGGGCTGTTCCGTTACTAGGCCCTGATACTACTTTGTGTACCGGCAGCAGCGCAACCTTATACCCCGGCTCTTTTAAAAGTTATTTGTGGCAAAACGGCTCTACCGACAGCACGCTTACCATTACTAAAGGAGGCTTGTATACGGTAACAGTAGCCAATAACTGTGGCACAGAAAGCGCCAGCCGCCTGGTATTGGAAACAGAATGTAATATTTATTTCCCCAGTGCCTTTACGCCTAATAAAGATGGCCGTAACGATGAGTTTAAAATATTAACCCTGTTCCCGGTAACTGCTTATCACCTGGCCTTATTTAACCGTTGGGGGCAACAGGTGTTTGAATCAACCAATCCGAAGAAAGGATGGGATGGCACCTTCCATAACCTGATGGCCGATCCCGGAACGTATGTGTGGATGTGTGCTTATGTAAAAGAAGGCGTTAGCTATTCACAAAAAGGAACGGTGGTGTTAATCAGGTAA
- a CDS encoding S24/S26 family peptidase, whose product MNKFERLKNDLENTGTGKMKAFGSSMLPILKSGSNLTFIKAATYQVGDIVFCKVKGRYIDAHKIVKLDAHKGYLIANNHGFENGWTRIVYGKVIQGEYQNRVIYSS is encoded by the coding sequence ATGAACAAGTTTGAACGATTAAAAAACGACCTTGAAAACACCGGTACCGGAAAAATGAAAGCTTTTGGCAGCTCTATGTTACCCATTTTAAAAAGCGGCAGTAATCTCACTTTTATAAAAGCCGCTACTTACCAGGTAGGCGATATTGTGTTTTGCAAAGTAAAGGGCAGGTATATTGATGCCCATAAGATTGTAAAGCTGGACGCCCACAAAGGCTACCTGATTGCCAACAACCACGGTTTTGAAAATGGCTGGACCCGCATTGTTTACGGAAAAGTAATACAGGGGGAATACCAGAACAGGGTGATATATAGTAGCTAA
- a CDS encoding sensor histidine kinase has product MVSVVSTMSVKFWQKVTGNPESFSLESRIYHAFSFIAFLLLLFEIPFTLLIHLPVAALIASMLLVTQGYLYFLSRIKGRLKVAVILSFVIINAFTAVNYVYQAGVTGPCLLIFIISLFMIICITDKRYWPFCLTFNLLIVIVLIGWEYFQPSLIKSPYVTRRDMFLDNALAYIVLIILLYIGTTQILTNYNNQKRQLEEKALAFKQLNGEKDKLLSIISHDLRGPLASIQQYFSMMSEMKMGDEEKKSLEGHLLKTITNTQELVTNVLSWAKKQIGGHKVQLNQINLYNSIYKTAELFRSVAHRKGIRLDMDIDKRIVVTADIDMLQLVMRNLLNNAIKFSNADTVIELKAMAHNNLCMISVKDDGIGIDINKQRDIFSLDVKSTYGTGNEKGSGLGLVLCREFMQLQGGDISFTSVRGTGSVFYLTLPCEIVAPHPA; this is encoded by the coding sequence ATGGTAAGTGTTGTTTCTACGATGAGCGTAAAATTCTGGCAGAAAGTAACTGGTAACCCCGAATCCTTTTCATTAGAAAGCAGGATATATCATGCTTTTTCTTTTATCGCATTTCTACTCTTATTATTTGAAATTCCTTTTACCTTACTGATACATCTTCCGGTAGCCGCTTTAATCGCTTCCATGCTGCTGGTAACACAAGGATACCTGTATTTTTTAAGTAGGATAAAAGGCCGTTTGAAGGTGGCCGTAATTCTCAGTTTTGTGATCATTAATGCATTCACAGCTGTTAACTATGTATACCAGGCCGGTGTTACGGGACCTTGCCTGCTTATTTTTATTATTTCGCTGTTTATGATCATCTGTATCACCGACAAGCGATACTGGCCTTTTTGTCTCACTTTTAACCTGCTGATTGTAATTGTATTAATCGGCTGGGAATATTTTCAACCTTCTTTAATTAAAAGTCCCTACGTTACGCGGCGCGATATGTTTTTAGACAATGCGCTGGCTTATATCGTGCTGATTATTTTACTGTACATAGGCACCACGCAAATTCTTACCAATTACAACAACCAGAAAAGGCAGCTGGAAGAAAAGGCGCTGGCGTTTAAGCAACTGAACGGTGAAAAGGATAAACTGTTGTCGATTATATCGCACGATCTGCGCGGTCCGTTAGCATCCATTCAGCAATATTTCAGTATGATGAGTGAGATGAAAATGGGCGATGAAGAAAAGAAATCGCTGGAAGGGCATTTATTAAAAACCATAACCAACACACAGGAACTGGTAACCAATGTACTTAGCTGGGCTAAAAAGCAAATTGGCGGGCACAAAGTACAGTTAAACCAGATAAACCTGTATAACAGTATTTATAAAACAGCTGAACTATTCCGCTCGGTAGCACACCGTAAAGGCATACGGCTGGATATGGATATTGATAAGCGCATTGTGGTAACAGCGGATATTGATATGCTGCAACTGGTAATGCGCAATCTGCTGAACAATGCTATCAAGTTCAGCAACGCCGATACTGTGATAGAACTAAAGGCCATGGCGCATAATAACCTTTGTATGATATCGGTAAAAGATGATGGCATTGGCATTGATATTAACAAACAAAGGGATATTTTTTCGCTGGACGTAAAAAGCACTTATGGCACTGGTAATGAAAAGGGCAGTGGGTTAGGACTGGTGTTATGCCGGGAGTTTATGCAATTGCAGGGCGGCGATATTTCTTTCACCAGCGTAAGGGGCACAGGCAGTGTATTTTACCTTACACTGCCTTGCGAAATAGTAGCGCCCCATCCGGCTTAG
- a CDS encoding DUF1003 domain-containing protein, which produces MEKKLCAISGKLLPAHEMVNAALLRKNLVEFIQQEVPGFTEHSWLHRDSLHQYRKKYLEHIIDNEMGELNKVEQQVVEAIENQELVADSLTVSSEEQSTYGQRLADKVAAFGGSWTFIITFAVILLAWITLNSLLLLNKGFDPYPYILLNLILSCLAALQAPVIMMSQNRQEAKDRQRNEYDYKVNLKAELEIRLLHEKIDHLMLYQNQKILELQQMQMDYLEEMAESTRKRPHQ; this is translated from the coding sequence ATGGAAAAGAAACTCTGTGCCATTAGTGGAAAACTACTACCCGCCCACGAGATGGTAAATGCGGCCTTGTTACGTAAAAACCTGGTGGAATTTATTCAGCAGGAAGTGCCTGGTTTTACGGAGCACAGCTGGCTACACCGCGACTCGCTGCACCAATACCGTAAGAAGTATCTGGAGCATATTATTGACAATGAAATGGGCGAGCTGAACAAGGTGGAGCAGCAGGTAGTGGAGGCCATTGAAAACCAGGAGCTGGTGGCCGACAGTTTAACCGTTTCTAGCGAAGAGCAAAGCACTTACGGACAACGCCTGGCCGATAAGGTAGCTGCCTTTGGCGGCAGCTGGACGTTTATCATCACTTTTGCAGTTATACTGCTGGCATGGATAACACTTAATTCGTTGTTGTTGCTGAACAAGGGTTTTGATCCCTATCCTTATATCCTGTTAAACCTTATACTCTCGTGTCTGGCTGCATTACAGGCACCGGTTATTATGATGAGCCAGAACCGCCAGGAAGCAAAAGACCGCCAGCGCAACGAATACGACTATAAAGTAAACCTGAAAGCCGAACTGGAAATAAGGCTTTTGCATGAAAAGATAGACCACCTGATGCTATACCAGAACCAGAAAATACTGGAACTACAGCAAATGCAAATGGATTACCTGGAGGAGATGGCGGAGTCGACACGGAAAAGGCCACACCAGTAA
- a CDS encoding lipocalin family protein, with protein MKKANKVAIAAAIGTASVIVILGMSCNVSIPKGATAVSPFNSTRYLGKWYEIARMDFKYEKHLNNVTATYSLREDGAIQVDNRGFDTTKNQWKQSIGKAKFVKDKNTGRLKVSFFGPFYAGYNVIAVDADYQYALVVGDNLKYMWILSRTTHIPETVKADYLAQAEKLGYSIENLVWTQHDKEEA; from the coding sequence ATGAAAAAAGCCAATAAAGTAGCTATTGCCGCGGCTATAGGCACGGCCAGCGTGATTGTAATACTGGGCATGTCGTGCAACGTGTCTATACCCAAAGGGGCTACTGCGGTAAGTCCGTTTAACAGCACCCGCTACCTGGGCAAATGGTACGAAATAGCCCGGATGGATTTTAAATATGAAAAGCACCTCAACAATGTTACTGCCACCTACAGCCTGCGCGAAGATGGGGCCATTCAGGTGGATAACCGGGGATTTGATACCACTAAAAACCAATGGAAACAAAGTATTGGTAAGGCAAAGTTTGTAAAAGACAAAAACACCGGCAGGTTAAAAGTGTCGTTTTTCGGTCCTTTTTATGCCGGATATAATGTAATAGCGGTAGATGCAGATTACCAATATGCGCTGGTAGTGGGGGATAATTTGAAATATATGTGGATTTTGAGCCGGACTACCCATATTCCTGAAACGGTAAAAGCCGATTACCTGGCTCAGGCCGAAAAGTTAGGCTATTCTATTGAAAACCTCGTTTGGACGCAACATGATAAAGAAGAAGCGTAA
- a CDS encoding DUF4268 domain-containing protein, which translates to MYSRQEVSKLKQEFWTAFGKYMKPVLSADGEAVSWINYKTGISGIGFKMDADNKQATIAIVLSQPDIALQQGHYQHFQQLKNMLVEALGEDDWSWQEGITDEYGKVISVISKQQTGVNILRNEDWPAVISFFKPRIIALDEFWSMAKYSFESL; encoded by the coding sequence ATGTATTCAAGGCAGGAAGTATCTAAGCTGAAACAGGAGTTTTGGACAGCATTTGGAAAATATATGAAACCCGTGTTGTCGGCCGATGGCGAAGCGGTTAGCTGGATCAATTATAAAACAGGCATCAGCGGTATCGGGTTTAAAATGGATGCCGATAACAAACAGGCTACTATAGCTATTGTGTTGTCGCAACCCGACATTGCCTTGCAGCAAGGGCACTACCAGCATTTTCAGCAGCTGAAAAATATGCTGGTAGAAGCTTTGGGCGAAGACGACTGGAGCTGGCAGGAAGGCATTACAGATGAATATGGTAAGGTAATAAGCGTGATAAGTAAACAGCAAACAGGGGTAAACATCCTGCGCAATGAAGACTGGCCTGCGGTAATATCTTTTTTTAAGCCGCGTATCATTGCGCTGGATGAATTCTGGAGTATGGCTAAATACAGTTTTGAAAGCCTGTAA
- a CDS encoding helix-turn-helix domain-containing protein, whose amino-acid sequence MSSISRFEGLYGDRNARPDSEYVYWEQLETRSRHFEWDIKPHFHPRLCQLFFVEKGQFMFMESSAQQQLEGPCLILIPPASLHGFSYTTTVTGSIISLSDSLLNTLFPEAKVLAPMMGKVQFITRFSAPYTAQRVQHYMQAVEEELFDNQHQAEKRRMLHLCLQQLFLVLYRLWLQQEEVSISTDTISLVHFRKLQELIRREGGHKTVMQLAQDLHITPVHLNRICREIAGKAAGQLVQEHLLEEARKYLTYTSYSISEIAYLLHFEYPNYFARFFKKHTGLSPREYRDGSNEVKTPS is encoded by the coding sequence TTGAGCAGTATCTCCCGGTTTGAAGGATTATATGGCGATAGAAATGCCCGTCCCGATAGCGAATATGTGTATTGGGAGCAGCTGGAAACCCGCAGCCGGCATTTTGAATGGGATATAAAACCGCACTTTCATCCGCGGTTATGCCAGTTGTTTTTTGTAGAAAAGGGCCAGTTTATGTTTATGGAATCCAGCGCGCAACAGCAACTGGAAGGCCCCTGCCTGATATTGATTCCGCCCGCATCCCTGCATGGCTTTAGTTATACCACCACGGTAACCGGCAGCATTATTTCCTTGTCGGACAGCCTGCTCAACACTCTTTTTCCCGAAGCCAAAGTGCTGGCGCCTATGATGGGCAAGGTGCAGTTTATTACCCGGTTTAGCGCGCCCTATACCGCACAGCGGGTGCAGCATTATATGCAGGCCGTAGAGGAAGAACTTTTTGACAACCAGCACCAGGCAGAAAAAAGAAGAATGCTGCATTTGTGCTTGCAACAGTTGTTCCTGGTGCTATACCGGCTATGGCTACAACAGGAGGAAGTGAGCATTAGCACCGATACTATATCACTGGTACATTTTAGAAAACTGCAGGAATTGATAAGGCGAGAAGGAGGCCATAAAACCGTGATGCAACTGGCGCAAGACTTGCACATCACTCCTGTACATTTAAACCGTATTTGCAGGGAAATTGCCGGGAAGGCCGCGGGGCAACTGGTGCAGGAACACCTGTTAGAGGAAGCACGTAAGTACCTTACCTACACCTCTTATTCCATATCTGAAATAGCTTACCTGCTTCATTTTGAATACCCGAATTACTTTGCACGCTTTTTCAAAAAGCACACGGGACTATCGCCCAGGGAATACAGGGATGGCAGCAATGAAGTAAAAACCCCATCCTGA